One Spinacia oleracea cultivar Varoflay chromosome 4, BTI_SOV_V1, whole genome shotgun sequence DNA segment encodes these proteins:
- the LOC130471403 gene encoding uncharacterized protein translates to MTQEEVDFWSSSIICYVVGANPPIHVMEGFIRRIWKKYYVDKVVLVKKGVFLVRFLTMDMTDKVTSGHLFFDNKPMVVKPWNVDMDMEKEDLKYVPIWIQLRLNFKYWGENSMFTIVSQLGTPIKRDSATVSRDKLQFARVLVDMPISKTLPYQIPFMNEHNELTQVPVTYEWRPTVCTNCKQVGHLTTDCRHAKTKKIWVQKKQHPLIPTPALIVPEPDVDQEGFQRTLRPIRVRPTSLAPVSVANHFQSLDDDDHSACSTAALDRVGLLEHKVKLTNLGKLYQRIFSNWCFTSNASYHKGGRIIVAWNPGSFSLNIQAVSSQLIHCFVQPVSGNSGFFCTFIYTFNDSHSIVKFWKDLKTLNTQDPWILCGDFNCVMNMEERHCAMEDIKSVGNFSTWNNKQQGTARVFSKLDRVMENPKWQSNYDSAEVCFMTEGCFDHSPGLLTVYPRNTGGKKPFKYFTMWKSAPQFRTIIQEQWASQVQGSKMYCVVHKLKKVKLALKDLNKSGFNDIQAADLQAYNAMIEAQNAMHQHTDDLNLADAELQVIQEYKIKHQAYLDFLRQKSKAAWIKDGDENTSLFHQSIKARNSQNQVYSIF, encoded by the exons ATGACACAGGAGGAAGTGGATTTTTGGAGTTCTTCGATCATTTGTTATGTTGTGGGTGCTAATCCCCCAATACATGTGATGGAAGGATTCATTAGGAGGATCTGGAAAAAGTATTATGTGGATAAGGTTGTGTTAGTGAAGAAGGGTGTCTTTCTAGTAAGATTCCTCACAATGGACATGACAGACAAGGTGACTTCTGGTCATTTATTTTTTGATAATAAGCCAATGGTAGTGAAACCATGGAATGTGGATATGGACATGGAGAAGGAGGACCTCAAATATGTTCCTATTTGGATTCAGTTAAGACTAAACTTCAAATACTGGGGTGAAAACTCCATGTTCACAATTGTGAGTCAACTAGGTACACCAATCAAAAGAGACTCTGCTACTGTGAGTAGAGATAAACTGCAGtttgctagggttttggttgATATGCCTATTTCTAAGACCTTGCCTTACCAAATACCCTTCATGAATGAACACAATGAATTAACTCAGGTTCCTGTCACTTATGAATGGAGGCCAACTGTTTGTACTAATTGCAAGCAAGTTGGGCATCTGACTACTGACTGTAGGCATGCTAAAACTAAGAAAATCTGGGTGCAGAAGAAACAACATCCACTAATCCCAACTCCAGCATTGATTGTGCCTGAACCAGATGTAGACCAGGAGGGTTTCCAAAGAACTCTTAGGCCAATTAGGGTCAGACCTACTAGTTTAGCTCCTGTTTCAGTTGCCAACCATTTTCAGAGTTTGGATGATGATGATCACAGTGCCTGTAGTACTGCAGCATTGGATAGAG TTGGACTCCTAGAGCATAAGGTTAAGCTGACCAATTTAGGGAAGCTTTACCAAAGGATTTTCTCAAACTGGTGCTTTACCAGTAATGCCAGCTATCATAAAGGAGGAAGAATAATTGTTGCCTGGAATCCTGGAAGTTTTTCTTTGAACATTCAGGCTGTTAGCAGTCAACTCATTCATTGTTTTGTTCAACCAGTGAGTGGTAATTCTGGTTTTTTCTGCACTTTCATTTATACATTTAATGATAGTCATAGCATAGTAAAATTTTGGAAGGATTTGAAGACACTGAATACACAGGATCCTTGGATCTTGTGTGGAGATTTTAATTGTGTTATGAACATGGAAGAAAGG CATTGTGCAATGGAGGACATTAAAAGTGTAGGCAACTTTTCCACTTGGAATAATAAGCAGCAGGGTACAGCTAGGGTATTTTCTAAGCTTGATAGGGTGATGGAAAATCCTAAATGGCAAAGTAACTATGATTCTGCTGAGGTGTGTTTTATGACTGAGGGATGCTTTGATCACTCCCCTGGTTTGTTGACAGTCTATCCCAGGAACACAGGAGGGAAAAAGCCCTTCAAATACTTTACTATGTGGAAGTCTGCTCCTCAATTTAGGACCATTATTCAAGAACAATGGGCTAGTCAAGTGCAAGGTAGTAAGATGTATTGTGTGGTCCATAAGCTGAAAAAGGTGAAGTTAGCTCTTAAAGATCTGAACAAGAGTGGTTTCAATGATATTCAAGCTGCTGATCTTCAGGCTTACAATGCCATGATAGAAGCACAGAATGCTATGCATCAACATACAGATGATCTAAATTTGGCTGATGCAGAGTTACAGGTTATCCAGGAATACAAGATTAAACATCAAGCTTATTTAGACTTTCTGAGACAAAAGTCTAAAGCTGCTTGGATCAAAGATGGTGATGAAAACACCTCTCTTTTTCACCAAAGTATCAAGGCTAGGAATAGTCAGAATCAAGTTTACAGTATTTTTTGA